TTCTCGAGATGTTTTGTTGCTCACCAAGTCTGTGCGGATGAGTCTGCCTGTGCGTAGCATGTTCACCCATATACGTAGCAGCGTAACTAGCCTATTCCTGGGATCATCTGCTGGGAATTGGTTCTTGAGCATGCACTCGAAAGCATCCAGCTTAGAGAACATGGCGAAGAGCAGAGCATCTATGTAACAGGTGACGGCGCTGCGGTTCTCGGCACCAACCATATGGACGCTTGGGTCATAGGGTAGGATAACGCCAGAGGTAGATTTTTGCTCGATATCGATGAATTCCGTAGTACGCTGTGGGTCGCCATTTGCGTATTTGGTGACCAAGATATCTTGGATGTGCTCGACGGTGATATTGGTAATGTTGAGTGCGTCTAAACGTCGCTGGATATCCTCAATCTGCTTATTGATTAACATTTGTTTGGTAAGAAATTGAGATGTCATAAAGCAGCGCACCTTGGCGGCTTCTTTAGTGGCTTCCGCTTCATTTTGGTTGGCCTGTCTTGAATGGTCAGGCTTGAATAAAGACCGAAACGTGTCGGCTGTGAGAGGACGTGCCTGCCAGCGAGAAAGGATACTGGTCAGCCATGACCGTTTCTCTTTGGGGGGATTTGGAGTTGGGCGCCATGTCGGCCCATTTTCAAGGAAAGGTATGGGGGATTGAGAGGCTGTAGGAATAATGGTTTACCTTATTTGCAGGAGGGGCAGACTTGCTACGATGGTGCTCGCCGCTCTTATCGCGCAGGCTAAGGAACTTCCTGGGAAACTCCTTCATGATTTTCCGCTATGACGGGCTTTGTCTCGTGTatgtggaggaggtggaaaACAGACTCTCGCGGCGTGgagcgagagaagaggcgTACGGTACGCCCCCATCATAGGGCGAGACGAGTCTCGACGCGGCGCTGGTGGAGCTGGATCGGCACGAAATCTTTGCTGCAGATGATTTTATCTTGGTCGTATATATATgtccttctcctttctctttcccttcGTTGGCGTCAGGCTTAATTCGAGGTATCGGCTACCTGTCTTGCGAGATTCGAGACGGCCGGTATAGCTCGAGAAGAAATGCTGCGCCGCAGGCGTCGATGCGTCGCCGAGAACAGGGCGCGGCTGGATAATGGAAAAAGTAAAGGCTGAGAGGCGCTTCGAGAACTGAACTTTGCAAAGGGCGCAGTCGGACGGGGTGACGAGGTGGCAGGAGGGAGATGTTGTGTCGCGCAACAAATGGACCCTCGAGCGGTTCCAGGTTCAAATAAGAACATGAAGAGTGCTGAAGCTAGTGCTTCGTGTTGGCCTGATGTTACAGTGGCGGGGGCGGGACATCCGGGTGGATCATATGCTGCCAGGGGACTGCAGTGGGCTGTAGGGGCGACACAAGCGACTAGACAGCGCTATAACGCGGCATGATACTGCGCTGAGGTGGCACCTTGCGACATGCCATCGATCCTGTCGCAGTGCCATTGAGAGATTTACATGAGATCGCAGCGGCTGACGGCGTTTTGTTGAGGCTGGTATCCATAGCATCGCAGCTGGATCCGCAGGGACCCTTTGGCGCTtccagcttccagctccCATCGCCAATCACCTGCGCCCTGCACCACACGGCGGGCAACACCATCGGGCTTCGCCTCAGGGCCGGGTCCGTGAACACggctgccttggccttgcgTTAGGAATCCCACAGAGGCCCCAAGCTGTTGTTTACTGTGTCCTATGTAGCTATACAGTCCCTGCGCGGTGCTAAGGCGGCCTTTTACTAACCTGCAGTTCTCGTGCCTCGCAAACCTGACTTTTTCCCTGCGGCCTCGTGGCCTGCGTACGAATGCCCTACGTAATTCTACGGCGACTGCTCAAGGCAGGCGATTTCTGGCCCCTTCGACAGCCGTTTTCGCACATCTAAGCGGCTTGCTAATCTCCACTCCTCGCAGTCATGTTACCGCCATAGAGTCAAGACAAACTTCTCTCCGGTCTTGGGCGGAATAGGTGGGGAACGTGACAGACGAAGACCCGAGCTTACGGGTCACATAGATGCTAAGACATTCTCTAGAGCATTATCTACTAACAATGGGAGCGGATTTTTTCACTACTCTAGTCGAGCTACCCTCGTCACGAGCCCTTTCCGGACTCACTGAGCTCTGGGACGAGATTGGTAAAACGCAAACAACGTCATTTCATCCAAGCTACTCAATACCAGGCGTTCAGCCCCCCCCGGAGGCGTGCCGAATGAAGGAACATTGGAGCTTTCGTGCAAAAGTATTTTGAAGTACTATCAGTAGTTGCCATTTGCATCTACCGAGCAGCCGCAGCGTTCTAGTGTTGTGCTTAAATTAGCATCAGCGGCTTTTTTGATCGCCTATGGCGTGACGAAAAGGCGTCGGATCTGCAAAAATAGAGTGGCTACCTAAAGTGAGGTGAGGTGGCTTAGGCCGAATGGCCTCCTAGATGGAATCATGCATACCTCTTGGCCAATCCCACAGTCCACGATCTACCAAGTTTCCATTCATCGTGAATTTTGCACTTTGACGCAAGTCGCGGACAATCTTGGGTAGGGGGGTTAGCTTTCATGGGATAGAAAACAAGCTGCAATGGCGACTTACACGCCGGCACCCTTGGCAGTTTTATGCAATGCTACATTTCAATCCATGGCTTTTGGCAAGACAAGAGCTCATGTCTTATTTTGAAAAACCACCTGCACCTATAATAGCTGAGAATCTCACAAATTTGATCAATTTTCAACGGTTCCCAGCAACCTCTCCTTTGTGAAACGGCCTGCCCATCGGTTCCGAGATCTCGTTTAGTTCGGAGTGCGGGCCGAGGTGCGTCTGCACCGCCACATGTATTCCGCCTCAGTGTGGCGCCAACCCTGGCCGGGATTAGCCTGTGGCTAGTGTCTGTGCAGAGGTCTGGAATTGGAAAATTCCCGTTGTCTCGAAGTAAAGTGGTGGGCAGATCGAGAAACTTCCTACGACGAAGCATTGAGACCTTTGGCTTTGGgcttgacaatggcagctTCCCGAGAAGGCGTTCGCTTGGCGAGAGCCTTGAGGCAAAAATTGCCAATTTATCAGTCTGCTCCGCTATGCGCAAGAGGGTTTGTCTCGACCAGAGCGGCACAGAATGCGACTGTGAAACCAGACAGCATCGCCGATATCGAGTCAACCTCTTCGTTTTCGACGCCGCAGCCTAGTAAAGATGTTCTCAAAGCTTTTGAAGAGTCACAGCAGCAGGGCGAAACAGAAAGAAGGCTCCCTGGTAACCGGTACGTGCTGCCCTTTGCAGACCCATGCTGCAAAAGCTTTTGCTAATGGTAAGAATCCTAGATACCAATATCATCCTCCCAAATACAATCGAGGCCCTCTGCACCCAGTCCAGGCACCACCCTCGTCCGAACCAACTGCTCGTGACTTCGTTCCTGGGCCTTTCAGCTTCCCTCGCTTGAAGCACACATATGAGAGCACTATTGCGCCCGACCTCATGACCCTCACATACAACCATACCCCTCCCGGGACAGTACCAGTCGAATCGCAAAAGGGAGTTTTGCGCCAATGGGACGGATCTTCTCCATACCACAAGAACCGACCGAGCAGAGGACCAAGAGGTGGAGGCTCGTCAAGGCTAGGAATATTGGAGCGAGACATCTCCTGGCACAATATTCCTGACATCGAGGCCGTCACCATCAACTCCTATGCTCCTCTGGCCGCTGACAACAAGGAGTACCTTCATGTGGCTCGAGCCGTTGTCCAGGCCATCAGCGGCCAGTTTCCCGATGTCACGACTGTGAAGCACAACGTCATCCACTGGGGCGTCCGAAAGGGATCAAAGGCCGGTGCCAAGACCACCCTGCGCGGCGCTGCGGCATACGACTTTGTCGATAAACTGGTGACGTTGGTTCTGCCCAAGATCAAGGATTGGCCCGGTATCAAGGCCTCCAGCGGCGACGATGCGGGCAACATTGCCTTTGGCATGAAGCCTGCCTGGATGTCGTACTTTCCCGAGATTGAGTTCAACTACGATGTAAGTGAGATGCGGGACAGAAAGTCCTTGATTCACGAACAGCTCTCATTACTAA
This portion of the Trichoderma atroviride chromosome 6, complete sequence genome encodes:
- a CDS encoding mitochondrial 54S ribosomal protein uL5m (BUSCO:EOG092D3WUX) — encoded protein: MAASREGVRLARALRQKLPIYQSAPLCARGFVSTRAAQNATVKPDSIADIESTSSFSTPQPSKDVLKAFEESQQQGETERRLPGNRYQYHPPKYNRGPLHPVQAPPSSEPTARDFVPGPFSFPRLKHTYESTIAPDLMTLTYNHTPPGTVPVESQKGVLRQWDGSSPYHKNRPSRGPRGGGSSRLGILERDISWHNIPDIEAVTINSYAPLAADNKEYLHVARAVVQAISGQFPDVTTVKHNVIHWGVRKGSKAGAKTTLRGAAAYDFVDKLVTLVLPKIKDWPGIKASSGDDAGNIAFGMKPAWMSYFPEIEFNYDMYPPKLMPGCDIFIHTTATSDRQGRLLMEALGFPFYGKVTH